The following is a genomic window from Pseudanabaena sp. FACHB-2040.
ATGGTGGCAACTAAACCTTCCATAGAAAGAGCTCCCAGCAACGATACGTTCTGCCCTTGGTTGCGAGGGGTACTATCGTGTGCCCGTTCTCTTTTAGGAGAACGTCCTCGCAGCCGGGTCAGCGCCAAGTTGACTCCCGCTTGGTCGACAAACACTAAGTTGCGTGGGGCAACCGTGAAACTCCAATCTCGATAATTAAAGCGCAGTTGCTTCACCCGATCACTAAGTTGTTCACTGGCGGTGAGCGTTTTTTTGACGCTGAGGTTAAGTTGCCCCACGACTCGATGCATCGTTGTCACGCTCACGCTTACACCACATTGCGCCTCCAATTGCTCGCATAGCTCATGCAGGAAGAGGTCGCTGTTTTGCTCGACTAGGTGCCGCACCTTCTCCAGGTGAACTGCACTCAGCTTCGGTTGGTTGCCGCCGCCATGTCCTTTGGGCTTTATGTCTCCGCTTTCCCGGTAGCGGCGCAGCAGGTCTCGAACAAAGGAAAGGCTTACTTTGAAACGTTGAGCAAGTTCGCGTTGCGACCCTTCATGAGATTGATAGGCAGCCAGGATACGTTGGCGTAAATCGGCAGAGTACGGGGCTGGCATACAGTGACCGCAGAGGTTCAACTATCCCTAGCATGGCTTACTCAACCCGAAACCGCTGTATGAAACAATGTTAACGTAACAGTGATTACGTTAATAGTAAATGTAATAGCTGTTACGTTAACTGTCAACATGAGTCGACCCACCGAACCTCAAAAGAAAGCTGAGTTGGTAGAAAAGTGCCTGGAGGTGGCCATTGAGGCGGGCGCGTTGGACGCTAGCATTAACGCGATAGCCAAGCGGATTGGCACCAGCGGGCGCATGCTGGTCTACCACTTTGGCTCGAAGCAAGAGCTAGAGCGCCAGGTGATTGCCCGGCTAGAGGTACGTCTGCGCGAACAGCTGCAGTCGCTGCAAAACACAGCCGTAGCAAATGCCGATACTGTTGCCGAGTCTCTGCTGGCGATGTGGCAGCAATTTACCGCCCCAGAAATGCAGGGCTGGCTGAAGCTGACGATGGATCTCAACCTGCGAGCCATGCAGGGGGATGCTGAAACTCAGCAGTTTCTAGAGCGCGAAACCCAGCAGTGGATTGAGTCGCTAACGGTGTTGACGCAGGATGAGGCGGTGGCGCGATCGCTGTTTCACCTATTTCAGGGGGTCACTCTCGACTTTCTGACCACGGGCAATGCGCAGCGAGGTGAGCAGAGCATCCAGTCATTTTTGGCTACGCTAAAATTGGTCCACCCCGAATAGCGCCTCTACTAAGGTGCAACTTCGCTAATTAACCAGATAGCGTAGCAAGATCATTCGCCTGATGGGCTTGCCCTGCTGCCGCTACTACCTCCTTAATTAATCCCCGTCAACCTGCGGAATGTCGGTGCTCAGCAAGCTTAGTGAGTTTTGTCTTGGTGACTAACGTTGCCATTACCAAGGCAGGACTTCTCCATTCGCGTGCCAGAAAGTGCCCGTGTTCTCTAGGTTTAGCTCGTCAATTCGAGCCAGCAGCCCCTGTACAGAGGCCTCTGGTGTGACGCCACCCGGTGTAAAGTTCGTCATGCGGGTTTGAACTAGGCCAGGGTGTAGAATCGCTACGGCAATACCACGCTCCTTGAGATCGTGCGCCAATGATTTTCCTGCCATTGATAGCGCTACTTTTGACATGCGATAGCCGTAGGAACTGCCAGAGGTATTGTCGCCAATAGACCCCATACGACTCGTCATCAACACAATCTTGGAACCCGCTCTGAGATTGGATAGAAGTGCATGAGTCACCCGCAGAGAACCTAAAGCATTGACCTCAAACTGTTCCCGAATGCTCTCAAAGTCCAAGTTCTCAAGCGTTACCCGTTTCAGAATGCCTGCGTTGTTTATCAGCACGTCGATGCTAGTTCCCTTCAATCGGTGCTGCAAATCTGCTACGGAGGCGTCTGAAGTGACATCTATTCCCTCTTCAACCTGAACCCCAAGCTGTTTCAACTCCTGGGAGACGCTGCGACAGATTGCGATGACCGTCTCTCCCCTAGCTTGTAGCTGGCGGCAGTACTCGTAACCAATTCCTCGGTTTGCACCCGTAATCAGATAAGTTGCCATACGAGCCCCATGCTTGGTGAGAGCGACATTTTCAGAGGTTACCATAGGCTACCTCGAAGTGCCCCTACAAGTAGTCAACCAAGCTAGCTCAATCCCAGAGCAGCACATTCAGTCTCTTCCGATACCTGTACCAACTAGTTTCTGTACGAATGTACTGCCTTTGAGGCTGTTCTTAGAAGGAAGACACACTGGATTTAGTTGGTTCTGATTTGTAATCCTCCTTTGAACCTAGTTGCAGAGTTATCCTTACAGAAGCGGACGGCTGAGAGCTACTGGTGCTAAATTCGAGGCTACTTGCCGCCGCTGATGTGACTCGTTATGTAGCAAAAATCATAGATTGAGTGCCCATTGAAATCTAATTCACTCATGAATAAAAGTAGTTAGAATAGTGTGCTGTAGTCGAATTTCGGCTAAACGATCGACTTGATTGGTTCGCACCCCGATCGCAAATTCACCGACTAATGAATAGTAAGCCAGACGCGCGCGCGTCAAAGATTCAGGTTCAGAAAACCCAATTTCGACAAATAGGCTTTTAGTATAGTCGAGCCGTTGCCGATCGACCTGTGCCAATACTGCTGCAACTTTCGTATCATTCGTTGCCCAAGCGCGAATGGCATTCTCAATTCTGCCGTCTGAGAGTCCTAGAATCAGACCATCATCCGCGATCGCCAGTTCAAATAGTCGCAATAGCTTCGTTTTTGGCTCGGCATCAGTCTGATTCACTTGCTCGATAATCCGACTTGTATCGATCTGCACCCACTCCGCCAAGATCGCATCTAACAAATCATTGCGATCCTTAAAGTGCCAATAGAAGCTTCCTTTAGTTACGTTCATCCGCTTCGCTATCGGTTCCACCCGGACAGCTTCCACCCCACTTTCTGCCAAGACAGCTAACCCTGTCTTGATCCAATCTTGCCTACCGAGCTTGGGTTCTAGCGTCTTTTGCCTAACCATACGTCACCGTATTGACATTCTCGAGAATTCTAGCTTAGAGTAGCTGCATACGGTAGCGTATGGAAGATGGGAATTCATTGCTAGCGGGCTGCACTTTTTGAGGTAGGTGTATCGTGTTAAGAATTGCTGGACGATGCTGGATAGCGATCGCAATCATTCATGTGGCAGTTGGACTAGCTATATATTTTCCACAGTGGCAGGCGATAGCTCAGGCGGGTTGGTTTAACGTAGTGGCTCCCGATCCATTAGCCCCCGTTTTTGATCGAGAAGATGCAATTTGGTTCATGACGATTACACCATTTCTCTTGATATTAGGTCAGTTATGTTTGTGGGCTGATCAGCAAAAACTCACATTGCCTATTTCAGTGAGTGGAATCCTACTTGCATCCTCGATTACAGGGATTTTCTTCATCCCAATCTCTGGATTTTGGTTGGTGTTAATTCCGAGTGTAATGATGCTTTACTCGTCGAAGGCAGCAAAACTCAATACTAATAATGTTTGGGAAGATTGAATCATGAATGGTTTGGATGTACTGCAACTCCAAAAAGCGCAGATTGCGAATGCTAGTGAAATTGCAGCAAAAGCATTTGAAAAGGATCCAGTATTTAGTTATCTTACACCTGACGATCCCGAACTGCGGTTGAAGGCTTTAACGTGGTTAATGACTAGAGCAATCTCTTACTGCATTCAGTATCAGCATGTTTATATAACATCTAACCTACAAGGAATTGCTGCTTGGTTGCCACCAGGAGAATTCTCTAGCGGTACACTCCAGCTATTGTGGATGGTCTTAAGACTTCAGTTGTATCGTCTACCGACTCAGGTTGGCTGGACGGGAGTGCGTCATACTTTGACAGGAGAAAAAGAGTTAAGCTCTCCATTGAGGTAGGCACAGCGTAAAGCCAGGATCTTAGGTACCCGCTCGGGCTTCCATCTAGCTCCTGTAATCTGGACCCGCTCATCAATCTGCTTAATCTCATATCTTGCACCAGGCGATTTGCACCTCTAAACCGTATTTCTGCAATAACGGTTGCTTCTGCTCGATTTCCTTTAGCAGTAGAAACACGATGACCTGCGATAAACAAGCTTGGGGGATCACAGTGCGGCTTGGGTCCAGACGGGTAAGGTATCAGTGCCGGTTGAAAGATAGCCCCAGTGGGCCAAGATAAAGGCCACCAAAGAGAGCACCAACCAGCGATACAAGCCCAGTAAGGTGTGCTGACCAAAGCGATGCAGGTCAAAGCGATGTTTAGCGGTCTTGAAGAAACGCTCTATCTGCCATCACCCCCACCAAACGAGGAGACTGTCTTTGAGGGGTTTGGTAGAAAGCACATAGCGCCTAAGCCTTTTACCGTCACGCTTGAGATAGAACTAAGCAATGGTCACCGGGAAGGACAGCCCGTGCAGATAAAGGTGTTGACCCGGCTTGTGCAGATGAAAGAGTTGTCGTCCGTCAGTCAAGCGACGGTTGTAGCGCACTCCCGTAGTGGCGTGCAGTTTGAGCCGTCTCAGGCCCTTGAGGAAATCGACAGTGCCAAAGGCTGTATCGACTAAGGCAATAAGCTTGAAGCCCTTTTTGAGCTACCGGGGCAGTTGCCGCACCAATCGTAGACCCAACAGGGCAGGTGAGGTCGTATCCTTGCCACGGTAAAAGCGAGAGCTCCAGGGAATACGCCAGGGACCGACCATCAGATACAGCACAACCAGATGGACTCCCCGCTTGCCTTTGAACACGCTTACCCGTGACTCAAGGGCCTTGAACTTACCTCGTTTCTCTAGGCTCGTCATATCCAGAATCACTTGCAGATGCGGGCGGCGGCCCCGAGGCCGATATTGCCCCAACTGCTCTCGAAGTGCCCCTCTCACTTGTGCTGCTTAACGCTCTTCAATGACTCTAAGCAGAGGAAATATTGTGTAGAGCAGCTTTAGGAACTCCGCGAAACAAGTTCATAAGCGCTATTAACGTCTGAAAGCCTTGCTCTAGCTCGGGAATGGGAAAGACCTTTAGCCAAGGGGTCAACAGATTTGAACTGACCCAAGGTAGTAGAACCAGGCGAAGGTTGTTAAGCCAACTTTTCCAACCACTCCCCCTATCCCAAGCCTCATGTTGGCTAAACGAAGTAACTAACGTTGAACCATCGAGTTGGGGTAGGTAACTCCCTTTGGGCTGCATTGGTGGTGTGTGCAAGGTGACCATAAAATAGGCGCTCAT
Proteins encoded in this region:
- a CDS encoding helix-turn-helix domain-containing protein, encoding MPAPYSADLRQRILAAYQSHEGSQRELAQRFKVSLSFVRDLLRRYRESGDIKPKGHGGGNQPKLSAVHLEKVRHLVEQNSDLFLHELCEQLEAQCGVSVSVTTMHRVVGQLNLSVKKTLTASEQLSDRVKQLRFNYRDWSFTVAPRNLVFVDQAGVNLALTRLRGRSPKRERAHDSTPRNQGQNVSLLGALSMEGLVAT
- a CDS encoding TetR/AcrR family transcriptional regulator → MSRPTEPQKKAELVEKCLEVAIEAGALDASINAIAKRIGTSGRMLVYHFGSKQELERQVIARLEVRLREQLQSLQNTAVANADTVAESLLAMWQQFTAPEMQGWLKLTMDLNLRAMQGDAETQQFLERETQQWIESLTVLTQDEAVARSLFHLFQGVTLDFLTTGNAQRGEQSIQSFLATLKLVHPE
- a CDS encoding SDR family oxidoreductase; translation: MATYLITGANRGIGYEYCRQLQARGETVIAICRSVSQELKQLGVQVEEGIDVTSDASVADLQHRLKGTSIDVLINNAGILKRVTLENLDFESIREQFEVNALGSLRVTHALLSNLRAGSKIVLMTSRMGSIGDNTSGSSYGYRMSKVALSMAGKSLAHDLKERGIAVAILHPGLVQTRMTNFTPGGVTPEASVQGLLARIDELNLENTGTFWHANGEVLPW
- a CDS encoding TetR/AcrR family transcriptional regulator; this translates as MVRQKTLEPKLGRQDWIKTGLAVLAESGVEAVRVEPIAKRMNVTKGSFYWHFKDRNDLLDAILAEWVQIDTSRIIEQVNQTDAEPKTKLLRLFELAIADDGLILGLSDGRIENAIRAWATNDTKVAAVLAQVDRQRLDYTKSLFVEIGFSEPESLTRARLAYYSLVGEFAIGVRTNQVDRLAEIRLQHTILTTFIHE
- a CDS encoding DUF6463 family protein, whose amino-acid sequence is MLRIAGRCWIAIAIIHVAVGLAIYFPQWQAIAQAGWFNVVAPDPLAPVFDREDAIWFMTITPFLLILGQLCLWADQQKLTLPISVSGILLASSITGIFFIPISGFWLVLIPSVMMLYSSKAAKLNTNNVWED